In Pyrus communis chromosome 11, drPyrComm1.1, whole genome shotgun sequence, the sequence CTTTCAACTTTTAGTAAGAAACAGTAAGTATGCGAAAGCGGCAGACTGGCTTGCCTGCAACTCGGCGTATGATCTTGAACCGGCAGCGTTCACCCTAGCGCCCGAGATTTTACCAATAGGCCCGCTTTTGGCAAGCAGCCGGCTCGAGAACTCAGAAGGAAACTTCTGGCCACAAGACTCAACTTGCTTAGAGTGGCTGGATCAACAGAAACCCAGCTCGGTGATCTACGTTGCATTTGGTAGCTTCACGGTTTTCGATCAAACACAATTCCAAGAGCTTGCTTTGGCTCTTGAGTTGTCAGGGAGGCCATTTCTGTGGGTTGTGAGGCCGGATACCACTGATGGTACAAATGATCCCTACCCGGAAGGATATCAAGAGCGAGTAGGCTCTCGCGGTCTGGTGGTCGGTTGGGCACCTCAACAAAAGGTTCTCAGTCATCCTTCGATTGCTTGCTTCGTAAGCCACTGCGGTTGGAACTCTACCCTGGAAGGCCTAAGCAATGGGCTTCCTTTCTTGTGCTGGCCGTACTTTGCTGACCAGTTGCTCAATGAGAGCTACATTTGCGATATTTGGAAGGTGGGACTGAGATTCGATAAGAATGAAAGCGGGATCATCACGGAAGGAGAAATCAAGACCAAGGTGGAGCAACTTCTCGGCGATGAAAACTGCAAAGCGAGAGCTTCGAAACTGAAGGAAGTGGCCATGAACAATATCAAAGAAGGCGGACAATCGTACAAGACCTTCAAGAACTTTATTGAATGGATGAAGTCTTAGACGAGACGCCCATCTATCTTCGTTTTCTTCGAAATAAACAAAAGGAAGTAGGCAGCAAAGAAAATGTAGCCATGGATTCAACTCAGACCAATGTAAACGGAAATCCAAAATCTTGtgttcattaaataaagttttcCAACAGtaccaaaacaagaaaataaaacaacgGTGTGATGTTTTGGACGGCCAGATCTAGAACTACCTTCAACGGTTTGTGTAGCCATGATATTTTATATTAAGTAAGATCTGTTGATTTTGTATACCATTCCAACCCATTGTCGTTTGCGCGAAAGCATCAATAAGACCAATGCCCATGGATACAAAATCTACAGTAAAGGATCCAATGCTCCTCCTATTTAGTATCACCTAGGTAATGAAATTTGACTAAACCTACGGTAAAGCATCAAATCAATCAACAAGACCAATGCCCAATGAGAAATCAAATCAATCATCACG encodes:
- the LOC137709461 gene encoding UDP-glycosyltransferase 83A1-like, with amino-acid sequence MSNLHIIAVPFPAQGHVLPLMELSQCLANHGFKVTFVNTEFNHKRIVNALADETHVGDRIHLVSLPDGLEPGEDRNDLGLLCEGMQRVMPGKLEELIEKINEEESDKVACVLADESSGWALDVAAKMKIRRVAFWPASAAALALSFNIPKLIHEGIIDDDDGTPLKSQEIELAKNLPKMKTADLLWTCFHTLDTQKIIFQLLVRNSKYAKAADWLACNSAYDLEPAAFTLAPEILPIGPLLASSRLENSEGNFWPQDSTCLEWLDQQKPSSVIYVAFGSFTVFDQTQFQELALALELSGRPFLWVVRPDTTDGTNDPYPEGYQERVGSRGLVVGWAPQQKVLSHPSIACFVSHCGWNSTLEGLSNGLPFLCWPYFADQLLNESYICDIWKVGLRFDKNESGIITEGEIKTKVEQLLGDENCKARASKLKEVAMNNIKEGGQSYKTFKNFIEWMKS